One Perognathus longimembris pacificus isolate PPM17 chromosome 2, ASM2315922v1, whole genome shotgun sequence DNA segment encodes these proteins:
- the Zwint gene encoding ZW10 interactor isoform X1, with the protein MDAAETELEAVTLKVLDEAAHVLEPVGLQEEIELPARILAEYVRNSRKKDKLLCSQLQVLDFLQNFLAQEDTSHGLDPLFSEDMSRQNATAAKEQWKELKATYQEHVEAIRSTLSRAEEAQRKRVQLQEAFEQLQAKKQVAMEKFRAAQKQRQLQQQKNLQSLAEISAEVKERQIATQQQLEQLNQELGTLKQQEGQEQDKLQRHQTFLQLLYTLQGKSSIPEDKATTGASPAPASP; encoded by the exons ATGGACGCCGCGGAGACCGAATTGGAAGCGGTAACGCTGAA GGTCCTGGATGAAGCAGCACATGTGCTAGAACCCGTGGGTCTGCAAGAAGAGATAGAATTGCCAGCCCGGATCTTGGCTGAATATGTGAGG AActccagaaagaaagacaagctACTTTGCAGTCAGCTGCAGGTACTAGACTTCCTGCAGAATTTCCTGGCTCAGGAGGATACTTCCCACGGCTTGGACCCCTTGTTTTCTGAAGACATGAGCC GACAGAATGCTACTGCAGCCAAGGAACAATGGAAAGAGCTGAAGGCCACCTACCAGGAGCACGTGGAGGCCATAAGAAGTACCCTGTCCCGAgcagaggaggcccagaggaAGCGAGTCCAGCTCCAGGAGGCCTTTGAACAGCTCCAGGCTAAG AAACAAGTGGCCATGGAAAAATTCAGAGCAGCACAAAAACAGCGGCAGCTGCAACAG CAGAAGAATCTGCAGAGTCTGGCAGAAATTTCTGCAGAGGTAAAGGAGCGGCAAATAGCAACTCAGCAACAGCTTGAGCAATTGAATCAGGAACTTGGAACTCTAAAACAGCAAGAAGGGCAGGAACAAGACAAACTACAGAG GCACCAGACTTTTCTCCAACTGCTGTATACCCTACAGGGCAAATCCTCCATCCCTGAAGACAAAGCTACCACAGGAGCTTCCCCAGCACCTGCATCTCCTTAA
- the Zwint gene encoding ZW10 interactor isoform X2 has protein sequence MDAAETELEAVTLKVLDEAAHVLEPVGLQEEIELPARILAEYVRNSRKKDKLLCSQLQVLDFLQNFLAQEDTSHGLDPLFSEDMSRQNATAAKEQWKELKATYQEHVEAIRSTLSRAEEAQRKRVQLQEAFEQLQAKKQVAMEKFRAAQKQRQLQQKNLQSLAEISAEVKERQIATQQQLEQLNQELGTLKQQEGQEQDKLQRHQTFLQLLYTLQGKSSIPEDKATTGASPAPASP, from the exons ATGGACGCCGCGGAGACCGAATTGGAAGCGGTAACGCTGAA GGTCCTGGATGAAGCAGCACATGTGCTAGAACCCGTGGGTCTGCAAGAAGAGATAGAATTGCCAGCCCGGATCTTGGCTGAATATGTGAGG AActccagaaagaaagacaagctACTTTGCAGTCAGCTGCAGGTACTAGACTTCCTGCAGAATTTCCTGGCTCAGGAGGATACTTCCCACGGCTTGGACCCCTTGTTTTCTGAAGACATGAGCC GACAGAATGCTACTGCAGCCAAGGAACAATGGAAAGAGCTGAAGGCCACCTACCAGGAGCACGTGGAGGCCATAAGAAGTACCCTGTCCCGAgcagaggaggcccagaggaAGCGAGTCCAGCTCCAGGAGGCCTTTGAACAGCTCCAGGCTAAG AAACAAGTGGCCATGGAAAAATTCAGAGCAGCACAAAAACAGCGGCAGCTGCAACAG AAGAATCTGCAGAGTCTGGCAGAAATTTCTGCAGAGGTAAAGGAGCGGCAAATAGCAACTCAGCAACAGCTTGAGCAATTGAATCAGGAACTTGGAACTCTAAAACAGCAAGAAGGGCAGGAACAAGACAAACTACAGAG GCACCAGACTTTTCTCCAACTGCTGTATACCCTACAGGGCAAATCCTCCATCCCTGAAGACAAAGCTACCACAGGAGCTTCCCCAGCACCTGCATCTCCTTAA